One genomic region from Candidatus Omnitrophota bacterium encodes:
- the recG gene encoding ATP-dependent DNA helicase RecG: protein MMGGSLKDISVQYIKGVGPKRCKDLQRLGVNSVFDLLYLFPRRYEDRREFKKVSRLEDGRTELVMGEVIFTNLRRSRRGIYIFEVRITDGSGILSAVWFNQPYLEKMFQEGRKVILYGKVERFLNYQMNSPEFEIIEEHSFDSLNMGRIVPVYPLTGNLTQRILRNIVYEAINHYANKLSEFIPYDIRKRNGIPNIVESVHWMHFPDDFEKEELARKRFVFEEFFLLQLGIGIKRIKERMNKKGISHRLDPDLFKIFSERLPFRLTDSQIHVIREIEEDMAKSKPMQRLLQGEVGSGKTVIAVYALFLTVQNGYQGALMAPTEILAEQHFINLSNFFIPFGIKVELLISGVPCYIKDKIKGGLKDGDIDIIVGTHSLIEENVEFNNLGLVVIDEQHKFGVLQRKKLQDKGLNPDCLIMTATPIPRTLALTLYGDLDISTLYELPKGRGKVFTYWVSEDKRKDLYNFVKEQLKQGRQAFIVYPLIEESEILDVKSAVQMYERLKEEDFREFKIGLLHGRLSTEEKNILMKDFKEGNIDLLVSTIVIEVGIDIPNVTVIVVENAERFGLAQLHQLRGRIGRGKYPSYCILFSSAKTEEARQRLTALVKTRDGFGIAEEDLKIRGPGEFFGERQHGFPEIKVGDILKDMEILELSRKEAFGLLANDPYLDFSKHRILLKTLKERFPNLELVSVA, encoded by the coding sequence ATGATGGGTGGGTCTCTTAAAGACATTTCTGTGCAATATATAAAAGGAGTTGGACCCAAGCGGTGTAAAGACCTTCAACGTCTGGGAGTAAACTCAGTTTTTGACTTACTCTATCTTTTTCCTCGGCGTTATGAGGACCGTAGAGAATTTAAGAAAGTTTCTCGTTTGGAAGACGGTAGAACGGAATTGGTGATGGGAGAAGTGATTTTTACTAATTTGAGGCGTTCAAGGCGGGGGATTTATATATTTGAGGTAAGAATTACGGATGGAAGCGGAATTCTTTCTGCAGTATGGTTCAATCAGCCGTATTTAGAAAAGATGTTTCAAGAAGGCAGAAAAGTTATCCTCTATGGTAAAGTGGAGAGATTTTTGAATTACCAGATGAATTCTCCTGAATTTGAAATTATTGAAGAGCATAGTTTCGATTCGCTAAATATGGGAAGGATTGTTCCCGTATATCCCCTAACGGGGAACTTAACCCAGAGGATATTGCGGAACATTGTATATGAGGCAATTAATCATTATGCAAATAAATTATCTGAATTTATCCCCTACGATATTCGTAAACGCAATGGTATACCGAATATTGTAGAATCAGTCCATTGGATGCACTTTCCCGATGATTTTGAGAAGGAAGAATTAGCAAGGAAAAGATTTGTCTTTGAGGAATTCTTTCTTCTGCAATTAGGAATTGGAATAAAAAGGATAAAAGAAAGAATGAACAAGAAAGGGATAAGTCATCGTCTCGACCCCGATTTATTTAAAATTTTTTCGGAAAGACTTCCCTTTAGATTAACCGATAGCCAGATACATGTAATTAGAGAGATAGAAGAAGATATGGCAAAATCTAAACCTATGCAGCGTCTCCTGCAGGGAGAGGTTGGTTCAGGGAAAACGGTTATTGCTGTCTATGCTTTATTTTTAACGGTGCAAAATGGTTATCAAGGAGCCTTGATGGCACCCACAGAGATTCTTGCAGAGCAGCATTTTATTAATTTGAGTAATTTCTTTATTCCCTTTGGGATAAAAGTGGAACTCTTGATTAGCGGTGTTCCTTGCTACATAAAAGATAAGATAAAGGGAGGATTAAAAGATGGTGATATAGATATTATTGTTGGTACGCATTCGCTAATTGAGGAGAATGTAGAATTTAACAATCTTGGCTTAGTGGTAATCGATGAACAACATAAATTTGGAGTTTTGCAGAGGAAAAAGTTGCAAGATAAAGGGCTCAATCCGGACTGCCTAATTATGACTGCTACTCCCATTCCCCGTACTCTTGCCTTGACTCTTTATGGAGACTTAGATATTTCCACTCTTTACGAACTACCCAAGGGAAGAGGTAAGGTATTTACCTATTGGGTCTCAGAAGATAAAAGAAAAGATTTATATAATTTTGTTAAGGAACAATTAAAACAGGGAAGGCAGGCGTTTATTGTCTATCCTCTCATAGAGGAATCAGAAATTTTAGACGTGAAATCTGCAGTACAGATGTACGAGAGATTAAAAGAGGAAGATTTTAGAGAATTTAAAATTGGACTTCTGCATGGTAGATTATCCACTGAAGAAAAGAATATTCTAATGAAGGATTTTAAAGAAGGGAATATTGATTTGCTTGTTTCTACCATTGTGATTGAGGTAGGAATAGACATTCCTAATGTTACAGTGATTGTGGTAGAAAATGCCGAAAGATTCGGGCTTGCTCAACTACATCAATTACGCGGTAGGATAGGAAGGGGGAAATATCCCTCTTATTGTATTCTGTTTTCCTCTGCCAAAACAGAAGAGGCAAGACAAAGACTTACTGCTTTAGTAAAGACTCGCGATGGATTCGGAATTGCTGAAGAAGATTTAAAAATACGCGGTCCGGGAGAATTTTTCGGTGAACGCCAGCATGGATTTCCCGAGATTAAAGTTGGGGATATTTTAAAAGATATGGAAATACTTGAGTTGAGTAGAAAAGAAGCCTTTGGTCTCCTGGCAAACGATCCCTATTTAGATTTCTCAAAACACAGAATTTTACTAAAGACTTTAAAAGAACGATTTCCCAATCTTGAACTTGTTTCTGTAGCTTAA
- a CDS encoding O-antigen ligase family protein encodes MQDKFKKIIQFTFIILIFINIGSFNRTDAFDYKSFYLILIFFLLLLLWVIGLIKGFFSFRKSYVNGLVLAFFIFNLCSFILSPYKLASSVQFYQIFIYVGIYFIFLSSFDSLGDIKHFITLLALSIFLVSFYGWFQYLGWDFLRISHKGIVISTFVNKNFLGGFLAINLPFCFVNLLLTKKNLNKISYFLGCLVSIYALILTGSKGGFFIGFTAMFFFLFLYFIFDMRNKKLIKNIFILAIIFVVFWGMKIFFKNYGERFLMSFRERFLIWRVALNMIKDYPFRGVGIGNFVLFTSEYKKFSFYPEQFIRHACNEFLELWAELGTFGFLAFVILLSSISFLILRINLQKGIDKDSKIISLIGLASLWSGILLNLGEINLRIVYLGIYFWITIAILAKLIEIHLCKSFSSIVLSPFLRGFCFLLIIFFNFSLLNFAFSPLIMRGIHDIKSESKTVFLESVDMDNLDKAIEDLENKLSSNFSVALYNNLGNLYLLRGEMDRAKDYYRRAIGINKLSSSANYNLGYVYFLEGRIKEAYEKFYFCLKLNPKDKDPYFMLKYKILN; translated from the coding sequence ATGCAAGATAAATTCAAGAAAATTATTCAGTTTACTTTTATTATTCTGATTTTTATAAATATTGGTTCCTTTAATAGAACCGATGCCTTTGATTATAAGTCCTTTTATCTTATTCTTATTTTTTTTCTTCTTCTTTTGCTTTGGGTTATTGGTTTAATTAAGGGTTTTTTTTCTTTCAGAAAAAGTTATGTTAATGGTTTAGTCCTTGCCTTCTTTATTTTTAATTTATGTTCTTTTATTTTATCCCCGTATAAACTTGCCAGCTCCGTTCAATTTTATCAGATATTTATATATGTGGGTATATATTTTATTTTTCTTTCTTCCTTCGATAGTTTAGGAGATATAAAGCATTTCATTACATTATTGGCTTTAAGCATCTTCTTGGTTTCTTTTTATGGGTGGTTTCAATATCTGGGTTGGGATTTTCTCAGAATTTCGCATAAAGGTATAGTGATTTCCACTTTTGTCAATAAGAATTTTCTGGGTGGTTTTTTGGCGATAAACCTACCTTTTTGTTTTGTTAATTTGCTGCTCACAAAAAAAAATCTAAATAAAATCTCTTATTTTTTGGGATGTTTAGTGTCAATTTATGCCTTAATCTTAACGGGTTCAAAGGGAGGATTTTTTATAGGTTTTACGGCAATGTTTTTCTTTTTATTTTTATATTTTATTTTTGATATGAGAAACAAGAAATTGATAAAAAATATTTTTATTTTAGCAATTATTTTTGTGGTATTTTGGGGGATGAAAATATTCTTTAAGAATTATGGAGAAAGATTTTTAATGAGTTTTAGGGAAAGATTTTTAATCTGGCGGGTAGCTTTAAATATGATTAAAGATTATCCTTTTAGAGGCGTCGGGATTGGTAATTTTGTGCTCTTTACCTCTGAATATAAAAAATTTAGCTTTTATCCTGAACAATTTATAAGACATGCCTGTAACGAATTTTTAGAGTTATGGGCAGAATTGGGCACGTTTGGTTTTTTAGCCTTTGTAATTTTATTAAGTTCAATTTCTTTTTTAATACTTAGAATTAATCTTCAAAAGGGTATTGACAAAGATTCAAAGATAATTTCTCTTATAGGATTAGCAAGTTTATGGTCCGGTATCCTTCTTAACCTCGGAGAGATAAATTTGAGGATTGTTTATTTGGGAATATATTTTTGGATAACCATTGCTATATTAGCTAAATTGATAGAAATTCATTTATGCAAATCTTTTTCCTCAATTGTTCTTTCACCATTTCTCAGAGGATTTTGTTTTCTTTTGATTATTTTTTTTAATTTTTCTCTTTTAAATTTTGCTTTTTCTCCTCTAATAATGCGTGGAATCCACGATATTAAAAGTGAATCTAAAACTGTGTTTTTAGAATCTGTGGATATGGATAATTTGGATAAAGCGATAGAGGATTTAGAAAATAAACTCAGTAGCAATTTTTCTGTAGCGCTTTATAATAATTTGGGTAATCTCTATCTCTTAAGAGGAGAGATGGATAGAGCAAAGGATTATTACCGAAGAGCAATTGGAATAAACAAACTTTCTTCCTCCGCAAACTATAATTTAGGTTATGTGTATTTTCTGGAAGGTAGGATTAAAGAGGCTTATGAAAAATTTTATTTTTGTCTTAAATTAAATCCTAAAGACAAAGATCCCTATTTTATGTTGAAGTACAAGATACTTAATTAA
- the rpmB gene encoding 50S ribosomal protein L28 yields the protein MSRRCEICGKAPQTGKNIARRGMAKKKGGAGRKITGTSHRRFLPNLKCIRAVINGRTRRVKVCTECLKKGKVIKAV from the coding sequence ATGTCAAGGAGATGTGAAATTTGTGGAAAAGCACCACAAACAGGCAAAAACATTGCTCGACGTGGTATGGCCAAGAAAAAAGGTGGGGCGGGAAGAAAGATCACCGGCACAAGCCATCGCCGATTCTTGCCTAATTTAAAATGCATAAGGGCGGTAATAAACGGAAGAACCCGTCGCGTTAAAGTCTGTACAGAATGCCTTAAAAAAGGGAAAGTAATAAAGGCGGTTTAA
- the recJ gene encoding single-stranded-DNA-specific exonuclease RecJ yields the protein MQKIWRILQPDSDKVSRLTKSLGISPLLAQLLINRKIDSPDEAYAFLNPSFADLYDPFLFKDMGKTVSRIKKAIEKKENILIYGDYDVDGITGTAILIKLLREYGGRVFYYIPHRIEEGYGISEEGINYAVDKNINLVITVDCGITNASEVASLAKRGIDVVITDHHEPEERNLPIQAFAIVNPLCQGETYPDKNLSGVGVVFKLAQALLDKDGFLEIKKLLDLVCLGTIADISPLLGENRILVRYGLLQLNESQLPGVKALMEVSAIENKKISPYDISFILGPRINAMGRLDSAEASLKLFITESLSEALEIAKVLDNTNRKRQGIEEDIYNEAVSRIEREVNFKEDFSIVLGDERWHQGVVGIVASKLSQRYSRPVILFSFKDSIASGSGRVDLEDIHLIKVLDRCAHLFISYGGHKSACGIKMERDLIPQFKLLFNQLLKETITSEIFSTSLYIDGELPFSLLNSDLINDFNQLAPFGEGNPVPVFVSYGLRLKDMLNNRNRNRLEIWVTDGSFTYQARGRDFENWISQAEKGKSFDLAYIPRLLSFRGQEYISLNIEDFRSAL from the coding sequence ATGCAGAAAATTTGGAGAATTTTGCAACCAGATTCAGATAAGGTTAGTCGTTTGACCAAGTCTTTGGGCATATCTCCCTTGTTGGCACAACTCTTAATAAACCGTAAAATAGATAGTCCTGATGAGGCGTATGCTTTTCTTAATCCTTCTTTTGCGGATTTGTATGACCCTTTTCTTTTTAAAGACATGGGGAAAACCGTATCCAGGATAAAAAAGGCGATAGAAAAAAAAGAGAATATTCTTATTTACGGAGATTATGATGTAGATGGCATTACGGGAACGGCGATACTTATTAAACTTCTTAGGGAATACGGTGGAAGAGTTTTTTATTACATTCCCCATCGCATTGAAGAAGGTTATGGCATAAGTGAAGAAGGGATAAATTATGCAGTGGATAAGAATATTAATCTGGTTATTACGGTTGATTGTGGGATTACCAATGCTTCCGAGGTAGCATCTTTAGCAAAAAGAGGAATTGATGTGGTCATAACCGACCACCATGAACCAGAAGAAAGAAATTTGCCAATACAGGCTTTTGCTATTGTTAATCCTTTATGCCAAGGCGAAACTTATCCGGATAAAAATCTTTCTGGTGTGGGTGTAGTTTTTAAATTGGCACAGGCTTTATTAGATAAAGATGGTTTTTTGGAAATTAAGAAATTATTGGATTTAGTCTGTTTAGGGACTATTGCTGACATCTCTCCTTTATTAGGAGAGAATAGAATTTTGGTGAGATATGGTCTTCTCCAGTTGAATGAAAGTCAGCTTCCTGGCGTTAAGGCACTTATGGAAGTTTCGGCTATAGAAAATAAAAAAATATCTCCTTACGATATAAGTTTTATCTTAGGTCCCCGTATCAATGCCATGGGAAGGCTTGATTCTGCCGAGGCGAGTCTAAAGTTATTTATTACTGAATCCCTTTCGGAAGCGTTGGAGATTGCAAAGGTTCTAGACAATACTAATCGCAAAAGACAGGGGATAGAAGAAGATATTTACAATGAGGCGGTGAGTCGTATTGAAAGAGAGGTTAATTTTAAAGAAGATTTCTCTATTGTTTTAGGAGATGAGAGATGGCATCAAGGGGTGGTGGGAATTGTTGCGTCCAAACTTTCCCAGCGTTATTCGCGCCCGGTAATACTTTTCTCGTTTAAGGATAGCATAGCTTCTGGCTCAGGAAGAGTAGATTTGGAAGACATTCATCTTATTAAGGTTTTAGATAGATGTGCCCATCTTTTTATCTCCTACGGCGGTCATAAATCTGCTTGTGGGATAAAAATGGAAAGAGATTTAATTCCCCAATTTAAGCTTTTATTTAATCAGTTATTGAAGGAGACAATTACTTCGGAAATTTTTTCAACCTCTCTTTACATTGATGGAGAATTACCTTTTTCTTTACTAAATTCCGATTTAATTAATGATTTTAATCAACTAGCTCCGTTTGGTGAAGGGAATCCTGTGCCTGTTTTCGTTAGCTATGGTTTGCGTCTTAAAGATATGTTGAATAATCGTAATAGGAATAGATTGGAAATTTGGGTTACCGATGGTTCTTTTACATATCAGGCAAGGGGGAGAGATTTTGAGAATTGGATTTCTCAAGCAGAAAAGGGTAAATCTTTCGACCTCGCTTATATCCCTCGTTTGTTAAGTTTTCGGGGTCAAGAGTATATCAGTTTAAATATAGAGGATTTTCGGAGCGCTCTTTAA
- a CDS encoding SLC13 family permease, which yields MSNREITLFIFIASYMLFVILPKKRTWVALISALTIIFLRIITFRDAFLLINWNVMGIFIGTLLVADIFMESRMPAYIAEKIVNRSKNVCWAILSLCALTGVISAFVENVATVLIVAPIAFSLARKLKMNPANMMIAIAISSNLQGTATLIGDPPSMLLAGFAKMNFMDFFFYKGKPSIFFAVELGAIVSFFVLYFIFKGNRRKAEITNTENIHSWVPTSILILLIIALAFSSFLDENFSYLAGVICLFFGIVSLIWKKFSNEGSIIEGLKTLDWETSLFLMGIFILVGTLHLTGWIKEISKFFSSLVGSNIFFGYSVLVFSAVFFSAFVDNVPLLATMLPVAIYMAKELNANPSLFLFGLLLGASLGGNITPIGASANIVACGLLKKEGIIVKFKDFVKIGLPFTLSAVISAYLLVWFVWK from the coding sequence ATGAGTAATCGCGAAATTACCCTTTTTATCTTTATAGCTTCCTATATGCTCTTTGTTATACTTCCTAAAAAAAGGACCTGGGTTGCCTTAATTTCTGCGTTGACCATTATTTTTTTGAGGATAATTACTTTTAGGGATGCTTTTTTATTGATTAACTGGAATGTCATGGGAATATTTATAGGAACACTTCTAGTTGCCGATATTTTTATGGAGAGTCGGATGCCTGCCTACATTGCGGAAAAGATTGTCAATCGTTCAAAAAATGTTTGTTGGGCAATTCTTTCTCTCTGTGCTCTTACTGGCGTTATTTCTGCCTTTGTTGAGAACGTAGCGACAGTTTTGATTGTTGCCCCCATTGCTTTTTCTTTAGCGAGAAAACTGAAGATGAATCCTGCTAATATGATGATAGCTATTGCTATCTCTAGTAATCTTCAAGGAACTGCTACTTTGATTGGAGACCCTCCCAGCATGCTTTTAGCAGGGTTCGCCAAAATGAACTTTATGGATTTTTTCTTTTATAAAGGTAAACCCAGCATTTTTTTTGCAGTTGAGCTAGGAGCGATTGTTTCTTTCTTTGTTCTTTATTTTATTTTTAAGGGTAATAGAAGAAAGGCTGAAATAACAAATACCGAAAACATACATTCTTGGGTTCCTACTTCGATTTTAATCCTATTGATTATAGCGCTAGCTTTTTCTTCATTTTTGGATGAGAATTTTTCTTATTTAGCGGGAGTAATTTGTTTATTCTTTGGGATAGTTTCTTTAATCTGGAAAAAGTTTTCTAATGAAGGGTCGATTATAGAAGGTTTAAAAACGCTCGATTGGGAAACTTCTTTGTTTTTGATGGGAATATTTATCCTTGTAGGGACGCTACACTTAACCGGTTGGATAAAAGAAATTTCTAAGTTTTTTTCATCTTTGGTAGGTAGTAATATTTTTTTTGGATACAGCGTTTTGGTTTTTAGTGCAGTTTTTTTCTCTGCTTTTGTGGACAATGTGCCCTTACTTGCCACAATGCTTCCCGTGGCTATTTACATGGCAAAGGAGCTTAATGCTAATCCTTCTCTTTTTCTCTTTGGTTTACTTCTGGGGGCAAGTTTGGGAGGAAATATCACTCCCATCGGAGCATCAGCAAATATTGTTGCCTGTGGTTTGCTTAAAAAAGAAGGAATTATAGTAAAATTTAAAGATTTTGTAAAAATAGGGTTGCCTTTTACTCTTTCGGCGGTGATTTCTGCTTATCTCTTAGTTTGGTTTGTTTGGAAATAA
- a CDS encoding shikimate kinase yields MKNIVLVGFMGTGKTTVAKELAKLLRCEYLSLDTLIEEREKKPILQIFAEKGEDYFRDLESKVVKDISDKENLIVDAGGGVVLREENVVNLKKNGLLICLKAKPEIIWERVKKHTHRPLLNVSNPKERIAELLRIREPYYARADYSLDTSYLTIGEVVEEILKILKEKDE; encoded by the coding sequence ATGAAAAATATAGTTCTTGTGGGTTTTATGGGAACGGGAAAGACAACCGTGGCAAAAGAGTTAGCGAAATTACTCAGATGTGAATATCTGAGTTTAGATACTTTGATTGAGGAGAGGGAGAAAAAACCAATTCTTCAGATATTCGCTGAAAAGGGAGAGGATTATTTCCGTGATTTAGAAAGTAAAGTAGTAAAAGATATTTCTGATAAGGAAAATTTAATTGTTGATGCAGGTGGAGGAGTGGTACTTAGAGAAGAGAACGTCGTTAATTTAAAGAAGAATGGTTTACTTATTTGTCTTAAAGCGAAACCCGAGATTATTTGGGAAAGGGTAAAAAAACATACGCATCGCCCATTACTCAATGTTTCTAATCCTAAAGAGCGTATTGCAGAACTTTTAAGGATAAGAGAGCCTTATTATGCTCGGGCAGACTATTCTTTAGATACCTCTTATTTGACGATAGGGGAAGTGGTAGAGGAAATCCTTAAAATTCTTAAAGAAAAAGATGAGTAA
- the aroC gene encoding chorismate synthase codes for MLRYLTAGESHGKGMVAILEGIPSGLRIIEDKIDVDLKRRRKGFGRGKRMEIETDEVEIISGTRKGFTLGSPIALFIKNRDYKIEGLPPLIFPRPGHADLAGVLKYDTKDVRNVLERASARETSARVAVGAICKMLLSEFRIEIISHVLRIGGIEVKKRNLDFYSIRERAEKSPLRCIDKTSEEKMREEIEEAIRKGDTLGGIFEVIILGVPPGLGSFMQYDLRLDGRIAQAIVAIPSVKAFEIGEGFLNVGFLGSEVHDEVYYDKRRGFYHKTNRAGGLEGGLSNGEPIIIRGYMKPISTLMNPLDSVNIVTKQKAKAAVERADVCAVPAGGVIAEAVSAFEIARAMREKFGGDSLAEMKLNYKNYIQNLRKY; via the coding sequence ATGTTAAGATATTTAACTGCTGGTGAATCACATGGCAAGGGTATGGTGGCTATCTTGGAAGGGATACCTTCAGGTTTGCGAATAATTGAGGATAAGATTGATGTTGATTTAAAGAGAAGAAGAAAGGGTTTTGGTCGGGGGAAACGGATGGAAATAGAGACAGATGAAGTGGAGATTATTTCTGGGACAAGGAAAGGATTTACTTTAGGAAGTCCTATCGCTTTGTTTATTAAAAACAGGGATTATAAAATTGAAGGGTTGCCTCCTTTAATTTTTCCTCGGCCGGGACATGCAGACCTTGCGGGAGTTCTAAAATACGATACCAAAGATGTGCGCAATGTTTTAGAACGTGCTTCTGCCAGAGAGACTTCTGCGCGGGTGGCAGTAGGAGCCATTTGTAAGATGTTACTTTCTGAGTTTAGGATAGAGATAATTAGCCATGTTTTGAGAATCGGTGGTATTGAGGTAAAAAAGAGGAATTTAGATTTTTATAGCATTAGGGAGAGAGCGGAGAAATCTCCTCTAAGATGTATTGACAAAACATCGGAAGAGAAAATGAGAGAAGAGATTGAGGAAGCAATTAGAAAAGGAGATACGCTTGGTGGGATTTTTGAAGTGATTATTTTAGGCGTTCCTCCTGGCTTGGGAAGTTTTATGCAATACGATTTACGCTTGGACGGAAGAATTGCTCAGGCAATTGTTGCTATTCCTTCAGTGAAGGCTTTTGAGATTGGAGAGGGGTTTTTGAATGTGGGTTTTTTGGGTTCTGAAGTTCATGACGAAGTTTATTATGATAAAAGAAGGGGTTTTTATCATAAAACTAATCGCGCAGGAGGGTTAGAGGGAGGATTGAGTAACGGCGAACCGATTATTATCAGAGGGTATATGAAGCCCATTTCCACTTTGATGAATCCTCTGGATTCAGTAAATATAGTTACGAAACAGAAAGCTAAAGCCGCGGTAGAACGAGCAGATGTGTGTGCGGTTCCCGCAGGAGGAGTGATTGCCGAAGCAGTTTCTGCTTTTGAAATTGCCCGTGCGATGCGCGAGAAATTTGGCGGAGATAGTCTTGCGGAAATGAAACTTAATTATAAGAATTATATACAGAATTTAAGAAAATATTAG
- a CDS encoding prepilin peptidase, with protein sequence MFNLREISLFNIKLFVFIVGSFVGSFLNVCISRLPEGKSIVSPRSHCPNCQKTILWYDNVPFLSYFILLGRCRYCGKKISPRYFFVELLSASIFLFFYMRYGVTTKFFIYTILFSSLLVAGFIDLKYQIIPDVISVSGIVLGIFFSLLFPEIHKEVSVLPALKKSFLGLIVGGGMIWLIGFLGKLVFKKEAMGFGDVKLMAMLGAFLGAEKIVLTFFIAPFFGLIFGIISLMKTKSHYIPYGPFLILGGFITLVWGENIWLLITGYWLLGK encoded by the coding sequence TTGTTTAATTTAAGAGAAATCTCACTATTTAACATTAAACTTTTCGTTTTTATTGTTGGTTCTTTTGTAGGTAGTTTTTTGAATGTTTGCATATCTCGTCTACCGGAAGGAAAATCTATTGTCTCTCCGCGTTCTCATTGTCCAAATTGCCAAAAGACCATTCTTTGGTATGACAATGTTCCGTTTTTGAGTTACTTTATTCTTCTGGGTAGATGCCGTTACTGCGGTAAAAAAATATCTCCCCGCTATTTTTTTGTAGAGTTGTTGAGTGCAAGTATTTTTTTATTCTTTTATATGCGTTACGGCGTTACGACAAAATTTTTTATCTATACAATCCTTTTCTCTTCTCTTCTCGTAGCAGGATTTATTGATTTGAAATACCAGATTATCCCTGATGTTATCTCTGTTTCGGGGATAGTTTTAGGTATATTTTTCAGTTTGTTATTCCCTGAAATTCACAAAGAGGTGTCCGTTTTGCCTGCCTTAAAAAAGTCCTTTTTGGGGCTAATTGTTGGTGGAGGTATGATTTGGTTAATTGGATTCTTGGGTAAATTGGTTTTCAAGAAAGAGGCGATGGGTTTTGGAGATGTTAAACTTATGGCAATGTTGGGAGCATTCTTGGGGGCGGAGAAGATTGTACTTACTTTTTTTATTGCCCCTTTCTTCGGTTTGATTTTTGGTATAATCTCTTTAATGAAGACAAAATCTCATTATATACCTTATGGACCATTTTTAATATTAGGAGGGTTCATTACGCTTGTTTGGGGAGAAAACATCTGGTTACTGATTACCGGCTACTGGTTACTGGGGAAATAA
- a CDS encoding shikimate dehydrogenase — MIDSHTRLYGIIGYPVHHSFSPLMHNAAFAKSKINAIYLAFEVAPDNLKDALLGMKILGISGLNVTIPHKEACIPLLDDVYPTARIIGAVNTIVVKEGKLVGYNTDGRGFIRALETILKIRPKGKKFFILGAGGASRAIGFNLLRAGAKEIVFYDLVRSKAEKLVIDLRLHFPNSSVELAGSLPNSPLKDFDCLINATPVGMHKDDPLVVEPKVFHPRLSVCDLIYNPPKTKLLKIAQSKHLKTMNGLGMLLYQGAISWELWTGKKAPVLVMKKVLEKAISKKSA, encoded by the coding sequence ATGATTGATTCCCACACACGGCTTTACGGAATAATCGGCTATCCGGTGCACCACAGTTTTTCACCCCTGATGCACAATGCTGCTTTTGCAAAATCCAAGATAAATGCGATTTATTTAGCCTTTGAGGTTGCCCCTGATAATCTTAAAGATGCTCTTTTAGGGATGAAAATCTTAGGCATTTCTGGATTGAATGTTACCATACCCCATAAAGAAGCATGTATTCCACTTTTGGATGATGTTTATCCTACAGCGAGAATTATTGGAGCGGTTAATACCATTGTGGTTAAAGAAGGGAAGTTAGTAGGTTATAATACCGATGGGAGAGGATTTATTCGAGCCCTGGAGACGATATTAAAAATTAGACCCAAGGGTAAGAAGTTTTTTATTCTGGGCGCAGGAGGCGCATCCCGGGCAATAGGTTTTAATTTGCTCCGTGCGGGAGCAAAAGAAATAGTTTTTTATGACCTCGTCCGTTCTAAAGCAGAAAAATTGGTTATTGACCTCAGACTCCATTTTCCTAATAGTAGTGTAGAGCTTGCTGGAAGTTTACCCAATTCGCCTCTTAAGGATTTTGATTGTTTGATTAATGCCACTCCCGTAGGGATGCATAAAGACGACCCTTTGGTTGTTGAACCGAAAGTTTTTCATCCCCGGCTTTCTGTCTGCGACCTGATTTACAACCCTCCAAAAACCAAACTTCTCAAAATTGCCCAATCAAAGCACTTGAAGACGATGAATGGTTTAGGTATGCTTCTTTATCAAGGAGCCATCTCGTGGGAACTCTGGACAGGTAAAAAAGCTCCTGTTTTGGTTATGAAGAAAGTGCTGGAGAAAGCAATATCCAAAAAATCAGCATAA